Below is a window of Lysobacterales bacterium DNA.
ATGCCGCTGATGTCGGCGATGCAGGTGATCAGCGGCGTACTCGCGGTGGCCGGGTCGAGCTTCAACCGCGAGAACGCGAACGGCAGGCTCATGCCGATCAGGCTGCCGGCCATCACCGCCACCACCATGGTCAGTGCCACGGTGATGCCGATCGCCAGGCCGCCGCGCCAGATGCCGAGGCCGGCCACGGCGAACGCCAGCGCGAGGCCGAGGGCAAGGGCGACGCCGAACTCCTTCAGCAGCAGGCTGAACCAGTCGCGGACCGAGACGTCGCCCGTCGCCAGGGCGCGCACCATCAGGGTCGAGGACTGCGAGCCGGCGTTGCCGGCCGAACCGATCAGCAGCGGCAGGAAGAACAGCAGGACGATCGCCTGGGATATGGTCTCCTCGAAGTGCGCAAGCGCCGCACCGCTGAAAATGTTGGCGAACACCAGCAACACCAGCCAGGGCGAGCGCTTGCGGAACAGGTACCAGACGCTGGCGTCGCGCACGCTGACGTCCACCGAGCCCACCGAGGCCAGCTTGTGGAAGTCCTCGGTGGTCTCTTCCTCGGCCACGTCCATGACGTCGTCGACGGTCACCGTGCCGAGCAGCACGCCGTCGGCGTCCACCACCGGCAGCGCCTCCAGGTCGTAGCGCTGGATGAGCCGGACCGCCTCCTCGCGGTCGGCGTCGGGGCGAACCGAGACCGCCTCGCGCTTCATCAGGGTGCGCACCGGCTGTTCCAGCGGCGCCAGGATGAAGGCGCGCAGGGGCAGGGCATCCAGCAGCTTGCCTTCCGGCTGGGTCACGTAGACGCGGTTGACCGATTCGCCGTTCTCGTTGGCGGCGCGGATGTGGGCGAGGGCGTCGGCGATCGTCCAGTACGGGCGCACCGACACGAAGTCGGTGTTCATCAGGCGGCCGACGCTGGACTCGTCGTAGGCCAGCATCTCGCGCGTATCCTCGCGCTCCTCGGCCGGCAGTTCGGCGATCAGCTGTTCGGCCTGGGGCGCCTCCAGCTCGTCGATCAGGGCGGCGCGGTCGTCGCTGTCCAGTTCACCCACGATGGCGCGCCGGCGTTCGGCCGACAGGCTGCCCAGGATCTGCGGCTGCAGCGCCAGGTCGATGTAGGCGAAGGTGCGGACCTGGCGGTCCGGGTCGAGCAGGCCGAACAGCGTGTCGAACGGCGCGTCGCCGTCCAGTTCGCTCATCAGCAGGGCGATGTCCTGGACCCGCTGGGTCTCGAACCAGGCGCGCAGCGGCTCGTATTCGCCCCGGTCGATCAGGGCCTGGAGATGCTGGACCTTGTCGCGGATGTCTTCCATGGCGCGGCCTCCGGGGTCACGACCCGCATGGGCGGACCGGGCAGGGAATCAATGGGCCGGGGCGGGCGGGCTCGCGTTCATGCGGCCCGGACGACGCAGTTCGTCCAGGCGGGTCGGCTCGGAAACGTCGCCGGGAGGCCGTCGGCCGTCAGGCCATCGGGTCCCCGCGGGCGGCGTCTGCTCGACGCATGTCGCTGCTGTCCAACGCGGCCCCGGGGTGGCAAGAGGAGGCCGGATTGTAGCGCTCCTGACGAGCCCCAGTGGCCTGGGCGGTCCGGATTTCGGCGATCGGGCTGCAACCTGGATATTTCGTGAGACCGCTACTGCGGCCTCCGATCGTCGCGCCGTGGCGCGGTCTGCTCCCGCTGGCCAGCTCGACGTGTAGTCGGCCACGCCTTCGCCGTCAAACGGTCCGCTGCCCGCACCACAGCGCGATCTCGACGACCTCGCTGCGCGTCCGCATGAAATGTCCGGGCTATGGGCCCCGCAACGGCCGCTGCACGACCTCGACGCGTGTCTGGAACGGCAGGCCCGCGCGCCGGCCCTCCACCACCACGGTCTGCCCGGGCGCGAAAGCTGCCTCGATCTGGCGCAGCTCGTTGCCGCCGGAGACCGTATGGCCCTCGACGACCAGCAGCAGGTCGCCCGGCTGCAAGCCGGCGCGGGCGCCGGGAAGGTCCCGGTAGACGGCGGTCACCTGTGCCCCGCGCGGCGCATCGCTCTGGGCGCCGTCGCCATTGACCGGCACGTCCCGGTAATCCAGGCCCAGCCAGCCGCGTGTGACATGGCCCTGCGCCAGGATCTGTTCCAGTACCCGGCGCGCCGCACCGGCCGGGATGGCGAAGCCGATGCCCTCGCCGAAACGGAACACGGCGGTGTTGATGCCGACCAGTTCGCCATCGGCGTTGACCAGGGCACCGCCGGAGTTGCCGTCGTTGATGGCGGCATCGGTCTGTATGAAGTCGTCGTAGGTGAGCAGGTTGAGGCGGGTATTGCCGGTCGCGCTGACGATGCCCATGGTGACGCGCTGGCCGATTCCGAACGGGTTGCCGATCGCCAGAACCACGTCGCCCACCTGCAGGGCGTCGTCGGCGGCGAAACGCGCAGCGGGGAGCTGACTGCCCTCGATTCGCAGCACGGCGAGGTCGGTGTCGCGGTCGATGCCGATCACCCGGGCGCGGGTGACCCGGCCGTCGGCCAGGGCGACCTGGATGTCGCTGGCATCGGCGACCACGTGATGGGTGGTGAGGATGTGGCCGTCGGCATCGACGATCACGCCCGAGCCGAGACTCTGGTTGAGGCGCTGCCGGGGCGCGCCGAGCCCGAAGGCCCCGGGAAACAGGTGACGCATGTTTTCCGGGACCACCAGGGGGCGCTCGGTGACGATGCTGTTTGCATAGATGTTGACCACCGCCGGGCCGGCGGCACGCACCGCGGCGGCATAGCTTGCCGGCCCGGGGCCGGCCGGCAGGGCCGTTCCGGGCACCGCGCCGGGGGGGGCGTCGCGCGCTGGAAACAGCTGTGTGAGGACGAACGCGGCGGCCAGTCCGGCAACCACAAACTGCATGAAAAACAGAAATTTGCGCAGCATCGTAGTCGGAGATCGTGACGCTGGTCGGGGCAGGGGTCGGGGGCGCGCATGTGGCGGCCGACGGGGCCATGATGGCCCGGAACCCTGTCTCCCCGCGAAGGCTTTCGTTACACTAGCACGGTTTTGGGGAGCCCCCGCCGGACGTACGGACGGGGACCCGTGGCTTCCTCTTGGAGTGACAATGGCGGAGCACAGCGTGAATCAGGGCCGGCGCCGGTTCCTGACCGCGACCACCACGGTGGTCGGCGGCGTCGGCGCAGCCTTCCTGGCGGCACCGTTCCTCAAGTCCTGGCAGCCCAGCGCGCGCGCGCAGGCCGCCGGTGCGCCGGTGCAGATCGACATCAGCAAGCTCGAGCAGGGCCAGCTGATCATCATGAGCTGGCGCGGCCTGCCGGTCTGGGTGTTCCGGCGCTCGCCGGAAATGCTGCAGGCGCTGCCCACGCTGGACGGCAACCTGCGCGACCCGCAGTCGCGCAACACCGACCAGCAGCCCGTCTACGCCGCCAATCCGCATCGGGCGATCCGCCCGGAAATCGCCGTCTACGTGGGCATCTGCACGCACCTGGGCTGCTCGCCGACCTTCGTGCCCGAGCTCACCCCGCAGCCGTTCGATGCCGACTGGAAGGGCGGGTTCTTCTGCCCCTGCCACAAGTCGCGCTTCGACCTGGCCGGCCGCGTGTACTCCGGCGTGCCGGCGCCGACCAATCTGCCGGTGCCGCCGCACCGCTTCATCTCCGACACCCTGATCGAAGTCGGTGTCGATCCCGAGGGAGCCGCGTGATGGCCGCCAGTCCCAACCCCGACACCCCCCAGGCCAAGGGCCTGGTCGGCTGGATCGAGCAGCGTCTGCCGATCTTCAGCTTCACGCGCGCCCACACCAGCGAGTACTACGCACCCAAGAACTTCAACGTCTGGTACTACTTCGGCTCGCTGGCGCTGCTGGTGCTGGTCAACCAGATCGTCACCGGCATCTTCCTCACCATGCACTTCAAGCCGAGCGCG
It encodes the following:
- the mgtE gene encoding magnesium transporter, producing MEDIRDKVQHLQALIDRGEYEPLRAWFETQRVQDIALLMSELDGDAPFDTLFGLLDPDRQVRTFAYIDLALQPQILGSLSAERRRAIVGELDSDDRAALIDELEAPQAEQLIAELPAEEREDTREMLAYDESSVGRLMNTDFVSVRPYWTIADALAHIRAANENGESVNRVYVTQPEGKLLDALPLRAFILAPLEQPVRTLMKREAVSVRPDADREEAVRLIQRYDLEALPVVDADGVLLGTVTVDDVMDVAEEETTEDFHKLASVGSVDVSVRDASVWYLFRKRSPWLVLLVFANIFSGAALAHFEETISQAIVLLFFLPLLIGSAGNAGSQSSTLMVRALATGDVSVRDWFSLLLKEFGVALALGLALAFAVAGLGIWRGGLAIGITVALTMVVAVMAGSLIGMSLPFAFSRLKLDPATASTPLITCIADISGIVIYFGIASVVLDLQG
- a CDS encoding trypsin-like peptidase domain-containing protein, whose amino-acid sequence is MLRKFLFFMQFVVAGLAAAFVLTQLFPARDAPPGAVPGTALPAGPGPASYAAAVRAAGPAVVNIYANSIVTERPLVVPENMRHLFPGAFGLGAPRQRLNQSLGSGVIVDADGHILTTHHVVADASDIQVALADGRVTRARVIGIDRDTDLAVLRIEGSQLPAARFAADDALQVGDVVLAIGNPFGIGQRVTMGIVSATGNTRLNLLTYDDFIQTDAAINDGNSGGALVNADGELVGINTAVFRFGEGIGFAIPAGAARRVLEQILAQGHVTRGWLGLDYRDVPVNGDGAQSDAPRGAQVTAVYRDLPGARAGLQPGDLLLVVEGHTVSGGNELRQIEAAFAPGQTVVVEGRRAGLPFQTRVEVVQRPLRGP
- the petA gene encoding ubiquinol-cytochrome c reductase iron-sulfur subunit, with the translated sequence MAEHSVNQGRRRFLTATTTVVGGVGAAFLAAPFLKSWQPSARAQAAGAPVQIDISKLEQGQLIIMSWRGLPVWVFRRSPEMLQALPTLDGNLRDPQSRNTDQQPVYAANPHRAIRPEIAVYVGICTHLGCSPTFVPELTPQPFDADWKGGFFCPCHKSRFDLAGRVYSGVPAPTNLPVPPHRFISDTLIEVGVDPEGAA